The Pseudoalteromonas rubra DNA segment GGCTGTGGACATTCCGCATTTATGCCGGGAAATCATTCAGGAATATCAACACCTGGCCCGTGACAAACAGGTAACGGTGGAACTGGACACACAGTTAAAGCCGCAGTATTCAGTCAGGCTCGCAGATCCCCTGCGACTAAAGCAAATCCTCCGTAACCTGCTATCAAATGCGATCAAGTTCACAGAACAAGGTCTGGTAATTGTGAGAGCCAAAGGTGACAGCAATAAACTCACGGTAGAGGTTTGCGATAGCGGAATTGGTATGACCCCTACCCAACTTTCCAACTTGTTTAAACATTTTCATCAGGCCGACAATTCAACGACCCGAAAATATGGCGGATCCGGACTGGGGCTGGCTATCGTCAAACAGCTGGTAGAACTTATGCAGGGTGACGTAACGGTCACAAGTGTTGCTGGAGAAGGCAGCCAGTTTACGGTCACGCTCCCGCTGCAGTGTGTTAAGCCCTCAGCTCAGTCTGCAATCGAAGATAGGCAAACGAAACCTGCAGTCCCAGATTTGCGCGGTGTTAAGGTACTGCTTGCTGAAGATAACCTGATTAATCAGCAAATATTTTCAGCCATGATGAAAAAGACTAATGCAACACTCATTATGGCGGCTAACGGTAAGCTCGCCATGGAGAGCTTTAATAAAGCTCGACCTGACCTTTTCTTTGTTGATATTCAAATGCCTGTGATGGATGGCATAGAGGTTTGCCAACAGGTAAAAAGCACCGACTATCACAATCCACTCATCGCCATTACAGCCAATGTACTCCCGGAGGATGTCAGCCGTTACCTCTCTCTCGGGTTTGACGACTTCGTTGCTAAGCCAATTGATATGCAGGCACTGTTCGATACCATTTCGCGTGTTATGGAAAGTGATACGCAATCTGGTGAGACGACTAAGTCAAACACAATCTAGAGGCAGATTCTTGGCGCACGAGCACTGTGTGAGCTAAAAAACGGTTACATGGTGCAGGAGGAAAGGCAGTAGCCAGGGGTTGTTCAGAAGCCCCTGTTAAGGGGCTTCTGTTCTGAAGTTACGCCAGTTTATCCGATGCAACTTTGTATTTTGGATCTTCTATCACATTTACTTCCACCAAATCAGCCGCTTTTGCTAATAACTGCTGACAATCCTGACTCAGGTGACGCAAATGCAATTTCTTACCGGCCTTAGTGTACTTTTCTGCAAGCGCATCAATGGCCTCAATTGCACTGTGATCAGCAACCCGGCTATGTTTGAACTCAATGATCACATCAGCCGGATCATTTGCCACATCAAACAACTCAGCAAAATTCTTTACAGAGCCGAAGAATAATGGACCATGTAACTCGTACACTTTTGAGCCCTGCTCATCAATATAATTGCTGGTATAGATGTGCTTAGCGTGCTCCCAGGCGAATACCAGCGCCGAGACAATCACACCGACACAGACTGCGATAGCGAGATCTGTTACCACTGTAACACCAGATACCAGGACAATTACAAACGCGTCGCTCTTTGGAATACGCTTCATCAGGCGGAAGCTGGACCACTCAAAAGTGCCCAGTACAACCATAAACATCACACCAACCAAAGCAGCCAGTGGGATCATTTCGATCAGGCTGGCAGCAAACAAGATAAAGGCGAGGAGTAATATCGCAGCGGTAATACCAGACAGACGGCTACGACCACCTGAATTAATGTTGATCATTGACTGGCCAATCATTGCACAGCCACCCATCGCACCGAATACACCACAGGTCATGTTTGCAGCCCCCTGGCCAATACACTCTCTGTTCGAATGGCCACGTGTTTCAGTGATCTCGTCGATCAAGGTCAGTGTCAGTAGTGATTCAATCAGACCAATTGCGGCAAGGATCAGTGCATATGGGAAAATAATCGTGAACGTTTCCCATGTCCAGGGCACCTGAGGGATATGGAATTCAGGGAAGCCGCCTGCAATAGTAGCATTCACATTGCCACTCATGTCTTTGAGGTAATCCAGAACGTTACGCGTATCCAGGTCCAGTCCAATCACTAGGCCTGTAACCACCAGGATAGCAGCAAGGCTTGACGGTACTGCTGTTGTTAGTTTTGGCAGAAAGTGGATGATTGCCATCGTCAGTGCTACCAGACCAGCCATGATATATAGCTGCTGCCCTTGCATCCACTGCAATGTGCCAGATCCATCCATCACCTTGAACTGACCAAGCTGAGCGAGAAAGATCACGATGGCCAGACCATTTACGAAACCGAGCATCACCGGATGCGGTACCATACGAATGAACTTACCAAGCTTAAATACGCCTGCGAGGATCTGTAAAACCCCCATCAGCAACACTGTCGCAAACAGGTATTCGACACCATGTTCAATCACCAGGCTCACCATAACGACGGCAAGCGCACCGGTTGCACCAGATATCATACCTGGACGACCACCAAAAATAGACGTGATCAAGCCCACGATGAACGCGGCGTATAAGCCGACTAATGGATCGACATGTGCGACAAACGCAAATGCGACAGCTTCAGGTACCAACGCCAGAGCGACGGTCAATCCTGACAGTATGTCGTTCTTAGCAGAGCTGGGCGCTTTGCCTATTAGATTAAACATTTAAATCCCCAAGATTATTACTACGACAGAAAAGCGCTGGATCCTAGCAAAATCCAGCGCTTTTAACAAATGAGATACATTATAGTTGAGTTTCAGGTCTGATGTATGACAATCAGATCGGCAGGGCTGTGGTCCGCTTAACGCACGTCATTGTGACGTTTGAATGAACTTCCTGAACATATTCCAGGTTGAGCAGGTTATCTCTGACAAATTGCTCATACCCTTCTATACCACGAGAAATAATACGTAACATAAAGTCCATTGTGCCTGCCATGGTATAGCATTCAGTCACTTCGTCATAGCTCATGATCAATTTTTCGAATTCAGCAAGGTTATTACGACCATGATTAGATAACTTAACATGAGCATAAACAAGCATATCAAAACCAAGCTGTTTCTCATCCAGCAAAGCAACTTTTCCTTTGATATAACCATCTTGCTCGAGTTTGGCAATACGACGCCAACAAGGTGACTGGGACAACCCAACTTTATCGGCTATTTCTGCCGTAGATAAACTCGCATCTTGCTGTAACAGCGCTAGTATTTGACGATCAACCTGATTTAATGACATATTTTTCTTAATTTTTAATTAGTTAAATGAATACAGTGCCGATAGACTCAGTTATCAGCCAAACCGCCCGCTC contains these protein-coding regions:
- a CDS encoding Lrp/AsnC family transcriptional regulator, with amino-acid sequence MSLNQVDRQILALLQQDASLSTAEIADKVGLSQSPCWRRIAKLEQDGYIKGKVALLDEKQLGFDMLVYAHVKLSNHGRNNLAEFEKLIMSYDEVTECYTMAGTMDFMLRIISRGIEGYEQFVRDNLLNLEYVQEVHSNVTMTCVKRTTALPI
- a CDS encoding SulP family inorganic anion transporter, which produces MFNLIGKAPSSAKNDILSGLTVALALVPEAVAFAFVAHVDPLVGLYAAFIVGLITSIFGGRPGMISGATGALAVVMVSLVIEHGVEYLFATVLLMGVLQILAGVFKLGKFIRMVPHPVMLGFVNGLAIVIFLAQLGQFKVMDGSGTLQWMQGQQLYIMAGLVALTMAIIHFLPKLTTAVPSSLAAILVVTGLVIGLDLDTRNVLDYLKDMSGNVNATIAGGFPEFHIPQVPWTWETFTIIFPYALILAAIGLIESLLTLTLIDEITETRGHSNRECIGQGAANMTCGVFGAMGGCAMIGQSMININSGGRSRLSGITAAILLLAFILFAASLIEMIPLAALVGVMFMVVLGTFEWSSFRLMKRIPKSDAFVIVLVSGVTVVTDLAIAVCVGVIVSALVFAWEHAKHIYTSNYIDEQGSKVYELHGPLFFGSVKNFAELFDVANDPADVIIEFKHSRVADHSAIEAIDALAEKYTKAGKKLHLRHLSQDCQQLLAKAADLVEVNVIEDPKYKVASDKLA